The DNA sequence ACCTATATACGCTCAAGAAGATGCAGCCGCAGGAGGTGAGCAGTGCGCTACATCCGCTCCGGCGCCGAGACCCCGAGGGTCCCCAGCCCGTGGCGGAGCACGATCTGAATGGCTCTGCAGAGCGCCAGCCGGGCCTTGGTCAGCCCCGCATCGTCGGATACGACCTTATGCTTGTGGTAATAGGGGTGGAACATGCCCGCCAGCTCCTGGAGATAGAAGGTAATGCGATGCGGCTCGTGGACAAGGGCGGCGTTCTTGAACATCATGGGATAGAGCAGCAGCTTTTTAATGATGCGCAGTTCCTCATCATTGTACAGCGCTTCGTCAAAGGCGGCCAATGCCCGATCGCTGAAGGGGCCGGTCTCCTTCGCCTTCTCGAAGATGCTGGTTATGCGTGCGTGGGCATACTGCACATAATAAACGGGGTTCTCCGCGGACTGCGCCTTGGCCACGTCGATGTCTATCTCGAGATGACTGTCGGAACGGCGCGTAAGGAAGAGGAACTTCGTGGTATCGGCGCCGATGTCATCGATGACCTCGCGAAGGGTGATGAACTCCCCGGCGCGCTTCGACATGCGCACCGGCTGGCCTCCTTTGAGGAGCGATACCAGTTGCACGAGGAGCACGCGGAGGCTCTCCTTCGGATACCCGAGCGCCTGAATGACCGCCTGCATCCGGGGGATGTAGCCGTGGTGGTCGGCGCCCCATATGTCGATAAGCTCATCAAACCCTTTCCGGATTTTTTTCCGGTGATAGGCGATATCGGGAGCGAAATAGGTATACTCGCCGTCTTTCTTTATGATGACCCTGTCCTTATCATCGCCGAAAGCGGTCGATCTGAACCAGGTAGCGCCCTCTTCCTCGTAAATGTACCCGCGTTCCCTCAGGTCGGCGATTGCTGCGGAGACCTCGTTATCGGCGTAAAGCGCTCTCTCGCTCTGCCAGGTATCGAAGACGACGCCGAAGTCTTCGAGATCCTTTTTCATTGCATCGAGCATTCTCAGGTATGAGAAATCGATGATCAGTTGAGAGACCTCAGCAAAATCCTTTTCCGCGAACGCATCGCCGTAGCGCTCCCTGAGCTCTCCGGCGAGGTCGATGATGTACTCACCCCTGTACCCGTCCTCGGGAAGGGGGGATTCCTTTCCTGATGCCTGCTTATACCTCGCAAATACCGACTGCCCGAGCAGCTTCACCTGGCGTCCTGCATCGTTAATATAAAACTCCTTTTCGACGGCGAAGCCCGATTCCTCGAGGAGATTGGAGAGAGCGGCGCCGAGCGCAGCGCCCCTGCCGTGGCCGAGATGCATCGGACCGACGGGGTTGGCGCTCACGAATTCGATCTGTATTCTTTTCCCTTTCCCGACATCCTCTTTCAGGAACGCTGCATTCTCTGTGATGAGACGCCTCATTTCGCTGCCGAGGAAGGTCCGGGTAAAGGTGAAATTGACGAACCCGGGACCGGCGATATCGATCCTCTCGAAGATATCGTTCCGTTCGATGGCGCCGACGAGCGCCTCGGCGATCTTCCGCGGCGGCTGCTTGAGCTGCCTGGCGAGCCCCATGGCAAAGGGGGTCGAGAGGTCGCCGAACCGCTCCTCCCGGGGCGTCTCGATCTCGACCGATGCAGGCTCCTCGCCGACAAGGGCTTTTCCCGCTTTCTCGAGCAGCTCTCTCAACGTCCTTTCCATAGCCTTTAAGTTTAAGCGCCTCGGTTACCGCTTGTCAACCGAAGAGCGCACGAGGCAGGCAGGGGACGGCGGAGTGAGAGGCGGGAGAATTTACAGAAAATTAACATGTATTAACGCCAAATTTACCTTAAATGATTTTAGAATCATAATGAGGTCTAAAGTTATGGGAAGACAAGACTCGAAAAAACAACGTTGAGGAGGTGAAAGAATGGAAGAGCCAGGAGGAGCAAGAAAAACCAGGTCGCTTATGTCCGCAAAGCTCCTTATCATTGTTGTAATCGCGGGAGCTGCGGTGCTTCTCTTTCTCCTGCTCGGCCCGCCGAAGCTGCTCGCCAAGTCGGAATCCCCTGATTTCTGCGCAGGATGCCACGTGATGGAGGACCAGTACGAGGCGTGGGCGCATGCCGGTGCGCACAGGAGAATCAAGTGTGTCGACTGCCATCTGCCGAACCAGAACACGACTACCCATTACGTATGGAAGGCGATCGACGGCTTCAAGGATGTTGCGGTGTTCTATTCAGGGAGAGTTCCCGACAGGATTACGCTGACCTCCCATGGTTCGAAGGTACTGCAGACCAACTGCGTCCGGTGCCACGAGAGCACCGTATCGATGATCAACCAGGACCGGAACTGCTGGGAGTGCCACCGGAGGATTGTGCATAAGCGCAGCGGCGCCATGCAAACGCTTTAGCGAGAAACGACAAAACCTTACAAAGGAGATGACCCTATGAGAAGGAAACACTACGTACTGCTTATCATGGCGATGACCGCAGCGGTCGCCGTACTCTTCCTGTACGGCTGCAATCCGCCCAAGAGCGAGCAGGTAAGGCCGGTAAAGATCGCCGACGGCGAGATCGATCCCGCCGTGTGGGGCAAGGCGTACCCGACCGAGTACGAGCTCTGGAAGAAGACCGAAGAGCCTACCCCTGCGGGGAAGAGCAAGTACAAGAAGGGCTTCGATGCCGATAACATCACCTACGACAAGCTCGCCGAGTTCCCCTACATGGCCCTGCTGTTCAACGGCTGGGGCTTCGGTGTCGAGTACAACGAGCCCCGCGGCCATGCGTACATGGTGAAAGACCAGGTCGAGATCGACCAGTCGAGGACAAAGGCGGGCGGCGTCTGCCTGACCTGCAAGAGCCCTTATGCGGTCGGGCTCGAGAAGGAGATGGGAGTAAACTACTACAAGACCCCTTACCATGAAGTGCTGAACAAGATTCCCGAGAAGAACAGGATGCTCGGGGTCGCCTGCATCGACTGCCATGACAATAAGGACATGTCCCTGAGAAACGCGCGCGAATTCACACTCGGCGTGGCGCTCAAGGATATGGGCGTCGATCCTGCAAAACTGACGCGCCAGGAGATGAGGAGCGTCGTCTGCGCGCAATGTCATGTCACCTACAACATCCCGAAGGACAAGGACATGAAGTCCATAGGCGCGTTCTTCCCGTGGCAGGGCAGCACGTGGGGCAACATTACGGTCGAGAACATCATAAAGAAGATACGGAGCGACGAGTCCTACAAAGAGTGGAAGCAGAACGTGACCGGCTTCAAGATGGCCTATATCCGCCATCCCGAGTTCGAGCTCTACTCGAACAACAGCGTACACTGGAAGGCGGGGGCCGCGTGTGCGGATTGCCATATGCCGTACACGAAGGTCGGCGCCAGCAAAGTCTCCGATCATCGCATAACGAGTCCGCTGAAGAACGATATGAAAGCCTGTATGCAGTGCCACACGGAGAGCCCCGAGTGGCTCAAGGAGCAGGTCGTCGCGATCCAGGACAGGACCGTGTCGCAGATGATACGGTCAGGCTATGCCACGGCGACCGTGGCGAAGCTCTTCGAGACCGCGCACAAGGCGCAGGCCGAAGGCAAGGTGATCGACCAGGCGCTGTACGACAAGGCCAAAGACTACTATGAAGAGGCGTTCTACCGGACCTTGTATGTAGGGGCCGAGAACTCGGTCGGGTTCCATAATCCTACCGAGACGCTGAGGATCCTGGGAGATTCGACCGCGTATGCGACAAAGGCCGAGGCCCTCCTCAGGCAGGCGCTGACCAAGGCCGGGGTCAATGTCCCGATCAAGGTCGACCTCGAGCTGAAGAAGTACCTCGATAACAGGGGGACAAAGAAGCTCAAGGCCGATCCCAAGCTCGAGATCAAGGATCCGACGGGGCTTCAGCAGACATTCTAACGCGCTGTTTCGAGAGAGCGGCGCGGTAAACAAGACCGACTGACTTCAATCGCACTAATGCCCGCCGGCAGCCGGCGGGCATTAGTGCGCATCGTAAGGGGGTTTCATGAGAAAAGCGTTACTCTTTGCGGTACTGGTGCTCGCCGCGGCGGGCATCGGGGTCTCTGCCGGCCACGGGTACAACAACAGCGCTCCCACGTTCGAGTGTATCACCTGCCATGTCGGGGACATGGCGCCCGATATGGTGCGCATCGAGGGAATCCCGAAGGCCTATGCTCCCGGCAGGGTCTACCAGCTCACCGTAGTGGTCGCCGGCGGGCAGCAGAGCCTGGGCGAGGTGGCGGGCGGATTTGCCGTCGTAGCCTCGGCAGGGGAGTTGATCGTCAGAGAT is a window from the Nitrospirota bacterium genome containing:
- a CDS encoding choice-of-anchor V domain-containing protein, which translates into the protein MRKALLFAVLVLAAAGIGVSAGHGYNNSAPTFECITCHVGDMAPDMVRIEGIPKAYAPGRVYQLTVVVAGGQQSLGEVAGGFAVVASAGELIVRDKRNTQISEAIVTHTQQGSRLRKWAFAWKAPAQKTTAAISVMAMAANGDFSPAGDQVGSTVYTIKPAQ
- the argS gene encoding arginine--tRNA ligase, yielding MERTLRELLEKAGKALVGEEPASVEIETPREERFGDLSTPFAMGLARQLKQPPRKIAEALVGAIERNDIFERIDIAGPGFVNFTFTRTFLGSEMRRLITENAAFLKEDVGKGKRIQIEFVSANPVGPMHLGHGRGAALGAALSNLLEESGFAVEKEFYINDAGRQVKLLGQSVFARYKQASGKESPLPEDGYRGEYIIDLAGELRERYGDAFAEKDFAEVSQLIIDFSYLRMLDAMKKDLEDFGVVFDTWQSERALYADNEVSAAIADLRERGYIYEEEGATWFRSTAFGDDKDRVIIKKDGEYTYFAPDIAYHRKKIRKGFDELIDIWGADHHGYIPRMQAVIQALGYPKESLRVLLVQLVSLLKGGQPVRMSKRAGEFITLREVIDDIGADTTKFLFLTRRSDSHLEIDIDVAKAQSAENPVYYVQYAHARITSIFEKAKETGPFSDRALAAFDEALYNDEELRIIKKLLLYPMMFKNAALVHEPHRITFYLQELAGMFHPYYHKHKVVSDDAGLTKARLALCRAIQIVLRHGLGTLGVSAPERM
- the nrfH gene encoding cytochrome c nitrite reductase small subunit; amino-acid sequence: MEEPGGARKTRSLMSAKLLIIVVIAGAAVLLFLLLGPPKLLAKSESPDFCAGCHVMEDQYEAWAHAGAHRRIKCVDCHLPNQNTTTHYVWKAIDGFKDVAVFYSGRVPDRITLTSHGSKVLQTNCVRCHESTVSMINQDRNCWECHRRIVHKRSGAMQTL
- a CDS encoding ammonia-forming cytochrome c nitrite reductase subunit c552 translates to MRRKHYVLLIMAMTAAVAVLFLYGCNPPKSEQVRPVKIADGEIDPAVWGKAYPTEYELWKKTEEPTPAGKSKYKKGFDADNITYDKLAEFPYMALLFNGWGFGVEYNEPRGHAYMVKDQVEIDQSRTKAGGVCLTCKSPYAVGLEKEMGVNYYKTPYHEVLNKIPEKNRMLGVACIDCHDNKDMSLRNAREFTLGVALKDMGVDPAKLTRQEMRSVVCAQCHVTYNIPKDKDMKSIGAFFPWQGSTWGNITVENIIKKIRSDESYKEWKQNVTGFKMAYIRHPEFELYSNNSVHWKAGAACADCHMPYTKVGASKVSDHRITSPLKNDMKACMQCHTESPEWLKEQVVAIQDRTVSQMIRSGYATATVAKLFETAHKAQAEGKVIDQALYDKAKDYYEEAFYRTLYVGAENSVGFHNPTETLRILGDSTAYATKAEALLRQALTKAGVNVPIKVDLELKKYLDNRGTKKLKADPKLEIKDPTGLQQTF